A region from the Citrobacter koseri ATCC BAA-895 genome encodes:
- a CDS encoding pyridoxal phosphatase yields MTARVIALDLDGTLLTPKKTLLPSSLEALSRAREAGYQLIIVTGRHHVAIHPFYQALALDTPAICCNGTYLYDYQAKNVLEADPLPVDQALQLIDLLDAHQIHGLMYVDDAMVYERPTGHVIRTANWAQTLPPEQRPTFTQVPSLAQSARDVNAVWKFALTDENLPKLQQFVQQVEHQLGLECEWSWHDQVDIARKGNSKGKRLTQWIEAQGWSMENVVAFGDNYNDISMLEAAGTGVAMGNADDAVKTRANIVIGDNTTDSIAKFIYTHLL; encoded by the coding sequence ATGACCGCTCGTGTGATTGCCCTGGATTTAGACGGCACCTTACTGACGCCGAAAAAAACATTGCTCCCCTCCTCGCTTGAGGCGCTTTCTCGCGCCAGAGAGGCAGGCTACCAACTTATCATCGTCACTGGCCGTCATCACGTTGCGATTCATCCTTTTTATCAGGCACTGGCGCTGGATACACCTGCAATTTGCTGTAATGGCACTTACTTGTATGATTATCAAGCAAAAAATGTTCTTGAGGCCGATCCGCTGCCTGTCGATCAGGCATTGCAATTGATTGATCTGCTGGATGCGCATCAGATTCACGGTCTGATGTACGTTGATGACGCGATGGTTTATGAACGCCCGACCGGCCATGTGATCCGTACCGCTAACTGGGCGCAGACGCTGCCGCCGGAACAGCGCCCGACCTTTACTCAGGTGCCGTCGCTGGCGCAGTCGGCACGCGACGTCAACGCCGTCTGGAAATTCGCGCTGACCGATGAAAATCTGCCAAAACTGCAACAGTTCGTGCAGCAGGTTGAGCATCAGCTGGGTCTGGAGTGCGAATGGTCCTGGCACGATCAGGTGGATATCGCGCGTAAAGGGAACAGCAAAGGGAAGCGCCTTACCCAGTGGATTGAAGCGCAGGGCTGGTCGATGGAGAATGTGGTGGCGTTTGGCGATAACTACAATGATATCAGTATGCTGGAAGCGGCAGGCACCGGCGTTGCGATGGGCAATGCTGACGACGCGGTGAAAACGCGGGCGAATATCGTGATCGGCGATAACACCACGGACAGCATTGCGAAGTTTATTTATACCCACCTGCTGTAA
- the modB gene encoding molybdate ABC transporter permease subunit encodes MILTDPEWQAVLLSLKVSSLAVLFSLPFGIFFAWLLVRCKFPGKALLDSVLHLPLVLPPVVVGYLLLIAMGRRGFIGQWLYDWFGITFAFSWRGAVLAAAVMSFPLMVRAIRLALEGVDIKLEQAARTLGAGRWRVFLTITLPLTLPGIIVGTVLAFARSLGEFGATITFVSNIPGETRTIPSAMYTLIQTPGGESAAARLCIISIVLALISLLISEWLARISRERAGR; translated from the coding sequence ATGATACTGACTGATCCAGAATGGCAGGCCGTTCTACTGAGCCTGAAAGTTTCTTCCCTGGCCGTGTTGTTTAGTCTGCCGTTTGGGATCTTTTTTGCCTGGTTACTTGTGCGATGCAAGTTTCCAGGCAAAGCGTTGCTCGACAGCGTACTGCATCTGCCGCTGGTTTTACCGCCCGTGGTGGTCGGTTATCTGCTGCTTATCGCGATGGGCCGACGCGGATTTATTGGTCAGTGGCTTTATGACTGGTTCGGCATTACCTTTGCCTTTAGCTGGCGAGGCGCCGTGCTGGCGGCGGCGGTGATGTCTTTCCCGTTAATGGTTCGCGCTATTCGTCTGGCGCTTGAAGGGGTCGACATTAAGCTGGAGCAGGCCGCCAGAACGCTGGGCGCAGGACGCTGGCGTGTTTTCCTCACCATTACGCTACCGCTGACATTGCCTGGCATCATCGTCGGGACCGTGCTGGCGTTTGCCCGTTCGCTCGGCGAGTTCGGCGCTACCATCACTTTCGTGTCTAACATTCCGGGTGAAACCCGCACCATTCCCTCCGCGATGTATACCCTGATCCAGACCCCTGGCGGCGAAAGCGCGGCGGCGAGATTGTGCATTATTTCTATTGTGCTGGCGCTGATCTCATTGTTGATTTCGGAATGGCTGGCGCGTATCAGCCGTGAGCGCGCGGGGAGATAA
- the modC gene encoding molybdenum ABC transporter ATP-binding protein ModC: MLELNFSQTLGTHCLTLNETLPANGITAIFGVSGAGKTSLINAISGLTRPQKGRIVLNGRVLNDVENGICLTPEKRRVGYVFQDARLFPHYKVRGNLRYGMAKSMAGQFDKLVDLLGIEPLLERLPGSLSGGEKQRVAIGRALLTAPELLLLDEPLASLDIPRKRELLPYLQRLAREINIPLLYVSHSLDEILHLADRVMVLENGQVKAFGALEEVWGSSVMHPWLPKEQQSSILKVSVLEHHPHYAMTALALGDQHLWVNKLEEPLQTVLRIRIQASDVSLVLQPPMQTSIRNILRAKVANCYDDNGQVEVQLEVGGKTLWARISPWARDELGIKPGLWLYAQIKSVSITA, encoded by the coding sequence ATGCTGGAACTCAATTTCTCCCAGACGCTGGGCACCCACTGTCTGACGCTCAACGAAACGCTACCTGCCAATGGGATCACCGCTATTTTTGGCGTTTCCGGCGCCGGGAAAACATCGCTGATCAATGCCATCAGCGGACTGACGCGCCCGCAAAAAGGGCGCATTGTGCTCAATGGTCGCGTGCTTAATGATGTTGAAAATGGCATCTGCCTGACGCCGGAAAAACGGCGCGTCGGTTATGTGTTCCAGGATGCCCGACTGTTTCCGCATTACAAAGTGCGTGGCAATCTGCGCTATGGCATGGCGAAAAGCATGGCCGGACAGTTCGACAAGCTGGTGGATTTGCTCGGTATCGAACCTTTGCTGGAGCGTTTGCCTGGCAGCCTTTCCGGCGGGGAAAAACAGCGTGTGGCGATTGGCCGCGCGTTGCTGACCGCGCCGGAGCTACTGTTGCTTGATGAGCCGCTGGCTTCGCTGGATATTCCGCGCAAACGCGAACTGCTGCCGTATCTGCAACGCCTGGCGCGCGAAATTAATATCCCCCTGCTGTACGTCAGCCACTCGCTGGACGAGATTTTACATCTGGCAGACAGAGTCATGGTGCTGGAAAACGGGCAGGTGAAAGCGTTTGGCGCGCTGGAAGAGGTCTGGGGCAGCAGTGTGATGCACCCGTGGCTGCCGAAAGAGCAGCAGAGCAGCATCCTGAAAGTGAGCGTGCTGGAGCATCATCCGCATTATGCAATGACCGCGCTGGCGCTGGGCGATCAGCACCTGTGGGTCAACAAACTGGAAGAGCCGCTGCAAACCGTGCTGCGTATTCGTATTCAGGCCTCGGACGTGTCGCTGGTATTACAGCCACCGATGCAAACCAGTATCCGTAATATCCTGCGGGCAAAAGTGGCAAACTGTTATGACGATAACGGGCAGGTGGAAGTCCAGCTTGAAGTCGGCGGGAAAACGCTGTGGGCGAGAATCAGCCCGTGGGCCAGGGATGAGCTGGGCATCAAACCTGGCCTGTGGCTGTACGCGCAAATCAAGAGTGTTTCAATTACCGCCTGA
- a CDS encoding 4-oxalomesaconate tautomerase — MKKIPCTLMRGGTSRGAFLLAEHLPEERQRRDAILMAIMGSGNELEIDGIGGGNPLTSKVAIIRRSDDSKADIDYLFAQVLVHEHRVDTTPNCGNMLSAVGAFAIEHGLIETTPPVTRVRIRNVNTNTYIEADVQTPDGAVEYEGQAKIDGVPGTAAPVALTFLNAAGAKTGQIFPTGHRVDHFDSVAVTCIDMAMPVVIIAAEDVGKTGYESPAELDADTELLRRIESIRLQAGKAMGLGDVSNMVIPKPMLISPARRGGTINVRYFMPHSCHKALAITGAIALASSCATEGTVAHRMTQLTDYGDINIEHPGGCLDIHLTNEGNEPSSIRASVIRTARKIFAGEVYIPE; from the coding sequence ATGAAAAAAATTCCCTGCACGTTGATGCGAGGGGGAACATCCAGAGGGGCGTTTTTATTAGCAGAACACCTTCCTGAGGAGAGACAGCGGCGCGATGCCATATTGATGGCAATTATGGGATCGGGGAATGAGCTGGAAATAGATGGCATTGGCGGCGGTAATCCGTTGACCAGTAAAGTGGCCATTATCCGTCGTTCGGATGACTCAAAAGCAGATATCGACTATTTATTTGCTCAGGTTCTGGTACATGAACACCGCGTTGATACCACGCCAAACTGTGGAAATATGCTTTCCGCGGTAGGCGCATTTGCGATTGAACATGGCTTAATTGAGACTACGCCGCCCGTCACGCGCGTGCGTATACGTAATGTAAATACAAATACGTATATCGAAGCGGACGTGCAGACGCCGGACGGCGCCGTTGAGTACGAAGGCCAGGCAAAAATCGATGGCGTACCGGGAACGGCCGCGCCCGTGGCACTCACGTTTTTGAACGCTGCTGGTGCCAAAACCGGGCAAATTTTTCCGACCGGTCATCGTGTCGATCATTTTGATTCCGTTGCCGTCACCTGTATTGATATGGCGATGCCGGTGGTTATTATCGCTGCCGAAGATGTCGGTAAAACGGGTTATGAATCCCCTGCGGAACTTGATGCCGATACTGAATTATTGCGCCGCATTGAATCCATCCGTTTGCAGGCGGGTAAAGCGATGGGGTTAGGCGACGTCAGCAATATGGTTATTCCTAAACCGATGCTTATTTCCCCGGCCAGACGGGGCGGGACGATCAATGTGCGCTATTTTATGCCGCACTCCTGCCATAAGGCGCTGGCGATTACTGGTGCTATCGCGCTTGCCAGTAGTTGTGCGACAGAAGGGACGGTCGCCCACCGGATGACGCAATTGACGGACTATGGCGATATAAATATCGAACACCCGGGCGGGTGCCTTGATATTCATTTAACAAATGAAGGTAATGAGCCTTCTTCAATACGTGCTTCTGTTATTCGCACAGCAAGAAAGATTTTTGCAGGTGAAGTTTATATTCCTGAATGA
- a CDS encoding anion permease, producing the protein MNKKSIWKLIIILAIPCIIGLIPAPAGLSELAWVLFGIYLAAIVGLVIKPFPEPVVLLIAVAASMVVVGNLSEGAFKTTSVLSGYASGTTWLVFSAFTLSAAFVTTGLGKRIAYILIGKIGNTTLGLGYVTVFLDLVLSPATPSNTARAGGIVLPIINSVAVALGSEPEKSPRRVGHYLMMSVYMVTKTTSYMFFTAMAGNILALKMINDICHLQLSWGGWALAAMVPGIIMLLVTPLVIYTMYPPEIKKVDNKTIAKAGLQDLGPMKGREKLLLGIFVLALSGWIFSKQLGVDESTVAIVVMGAMLLLGVVSWDDVVKNKGGWNTLIWYGGIIGLSSLLSKVKFFDWLAELFKNNLSFDNHGNVAFFVILFLSIIVRYFFASGSAYIVAMMPVFAMLANVSGAPLMLTALALLFSNSYGGMVTHYGGAAGPVIFGVGYNDIKSWWLVGAVLTILTFLVHITIGIWWWNMLIDWNML; encoded by the coding sequence ATGAATAAAAAATCCATATGGAAGCTAATTATTATATTAGCGATCCCGTGTATTATTGGCTTAATTCCCGCGCCAGCCGGTCTGAGTGAACTCGCCTGGGTTCTCTTTGGCATCTATCTTGCGGCAATCGTGGGGCTGGTGATAAAACCGTTTCCCGAACCCGTTGTATTATTGATTGCCGTCGCGGCATCGATGGTCGTGGTCGGAAATTTAAGTGAAGGGGCGTTTAAAACGACCAGCGTGCTCAGCGGTTACGCCTCTGGAACGACGTGGCTGGTATTTTCTGCGTTTACGTTAAGCGCCGCGTTTGTCACTACTGGCCTTGGCAAACGCATTGCATATATTCTGATTGGTAAGATTGGGAATACCACGCTGGGGCTGGGCTACGTTACGGTTTTTCTCGATCTGGTTCTCTCTCCGGCAACGCCGTCAAACACGGCGCGCGCAGGCGGCATTGTTTTACCTATCATCAACAGTGTGGCCGTCGCGCTGGGTTCAGAGCCTGAAAAAAGCCCCCGTCGTGTCGGTCATTACTTAATGATGTCCGTGTATATGGTCACGAAAACGACCAGTTATATGTTTTTTACCGCAATGGCAGGGAACATACTGGCGCTGAAAATGATCAACGATATTTGCCATCTGCAATTAAGCTGGGGAGGATGGGCGCTGGCAGCAATGGTGCCGGGTATCATTATGTTACTGGTGACGCCGCTGGTGATTTATACCATGTACCCGCCGGAAATTAAAAAGGTTGATAATAAGACGATCGCGAAAGCTGGGCTTCAGGATCTCGGGCCAATGAAAGGCCGTGAGAAATTACTGCTGGGTATTTTTGTCCTCGCGCTGTCAGGCTGGATTTTCAGTAAACAACTTGGCGTGGATGAATCAACCGTTGCGATTGTGGTGATGGGCGCGATGTTGTTACTGGGCGTGGTGAGCTGGGATGATGTCGTTAAAAATAAGGGCGGCTGGAATACATTAATCTGGTACGGCGGTATCATTGGCTTAAGCTCTTTATTATCGAAAGTGAAGTTTTTTGACTGGCTGGCTGAACTGTTTAAAAACAATCTCTCTTTTGATAATCATGGTAACGTGGCGTTCTTCGTCATTTTGTTCCTGAGTATTATTGTCCGTTATTTCTTTGCCTCCGGTAGCGCTTATATTGTGGCGATGATGCCGGTATTCGCCATGCTGGCGAATGTCTCTGGCGCGCCATTAATGCTAACCGCGCTGGCCTTATTATTCTCCAACTCTTATGGCGGAATGGTCACGCACTATGGCGGTGCCGCTGGCCCGGTTATTTTCGGGGTCGGTTATAACGATATTAAGTCCTGGTGGCTCGTCGGCGCGGTTCTGACCATCTTAACGTTCCTGGTACATATCACGATTGGTATCTGGTGGTGGAACATGTTGATTGACTGGAACATGCTGTAA
- a CDS encoding hydratase encodes MIKLYDKGIYLSGNNEIIAEEQYCGNVQKEEAKKGTIAWSILASHNTSGNMDKLKIKFDSLTSHDITYVGIIQTAKASGMARFPLPYVLTNCHNSLCAVGGTINGDDHLFGLSAAQRYGGIYVPPHIAVIHQYMREMMAGGGKMILGSDSHTRYGALGTMAVGEGGGELVKQLLNDSWDIDYPGVVAVYLTGKPAPGVGPQDVALAIIGAVFKNGYVKNKVMEFVGPGISAMSTDFRNSVDVMTTETTCLSSVWQTDDETRSWLALHGREPDYRQLNPQPMAWYDGCIYVDLNTIKPMIALPFHPSNVYEIDTLNENLTDILHQVEIESACIARGKAKISLLDKVEKGRLKVQQGIIAGCSGGNYENVIAAANALRGKSCGNETFSLAVYPSSQPVFMDLAKKGVVADLTGAGAIIRTAFCGPCFGAGDTPVNNGLSIRHTTRNFPNREGSKPGNGQMSAVALMDARSIAATAINGGYLTSAAELDCWENVPDYAFDPTPYKNRVYQGFVKGATQQSLIYGPNIKDWPALGALTENILLKVASKILDEVTTTDELIPSGETSSFRSNPVGLAEFTLSRRDPDYVGRSKATATLEKQRLAGEVSELEPVFARIRTIAGQETTDPLATGIGSMIYAVKPGDGSAREQAASCQRVIGGLANIAQEYATKRYRSNVINWGMLPLQMAGDPGFDVGDYIYIPGVRTALDQCATTLKGYVIHDDEITEISLYLESLTAEEREIIKAGSLINFNKNRQM; translated from the coding sequence ATGATTAAGTTATATGACAAAGGGATTTATCTCTCCGGTAACAATGAGATAATTGCAGAAGAACAGTATTGCGGTAATGTACAAAAAGAGGAAGCCAAAAAAGGCACCATAGCATGGTCCATTCTTGCGTCTCATAATACGTCAGGAAATATGGATAAACTTAAAATCAAGTTTGATTCGTTAACCTCCCACGATATTACCTATGTAGGCATAATTCAGACCGCGAAAGCGTCCGGGATGGCGCGTTTTCCATTACCTTATGTTCTCACAAACTGTCATAACTCATTATGCGCCGTTGGTGGAACCATTAATGGCGATGATCATCTTTTTGGACTCTCCGCCGCGCAGCGCTATGGCGGTATTTATGTGCCGCCCCATATTGCGGTCATCCACCAATATATGCGCGAGATGATGGCGGGTGGTGGAAAAATGATTTTAGGCTCAGACAGCCACACGCGCTACGGTGCGCTGGGGACGATGGCCGTAGGGGAGGGCGGAGGTGAACTCGTCAAACAACTGTTGAATGATAGCTGGGATATCGATTATCCAGGCGTCGTGGCGGTATATCTGACGGGAAAACCGGCGCCAGGCGTTGGCCCGCAGGATGTGGCGTTAGCCATCATTGGCGCCGTATTTAAAAATGGCTATGTCAAAAATAAGGTCATGGAATTTGTGGGGCCGGGCATTAGCGCAATGTCCACGGACTTCCGTAACAGTGTTGATGTCATGACCACGGAGACGACCTGCCTGAGTTCGGTGTGGCAAACGGATGATGAAACCCGTAGCTGGCTGGCGTTACATGGCCGTGAACCGGACTATCGACAGCTGAATCCGCAGCCAATGGCCTGGTACGATGGCTGTATTTATGTTGATTTGAACACAATTAAACCGATGATCGCGCTACCTTTCCATCCGAGCAATGTGTATGAAATCGACACATTAAATGAGAATTTGACGGATATTCTGCACCAGGTAGAAATTGAGTCTGCGTGCATTGCCCGTGGGAAAGCCAAAATCTCACTGCTGGATAAAGTTGAGAAGGGAAGATTAAAGGTTCAGCAGGGAATTATTGCCGGATGCTCAGGCGGTAACTATGAGAACGTCATTGCGGCGGCGAATGCGTTGCGCGGTAAATCGTGTGGTAATGAGACGTTCTCACTCGCGGTTTACCCCTCTTCACAGCCTGTATTTATGGATCTGGCGAAAAAAGGCGTGGTGGCCGATTTAACTGGCGCGGGCGCAATCATCAGAACCGCTTTCTGCGGCCCATGCTTTGGCGCTGGCGATACGCCCGTTAACAACGGGCTGAGCATTCGCCACACCACCCGTAACTTCCCGAACCGTGAAGGTTCGAAACCGGGTAATGGTCAAATGTCCGCGGTTGCGCTGATGGATGCGCGTTCTATTGCGGCGACGGCAATAAATGGGGGCTATCTGACCTCCGCCGCTGAACTGGACTGCTGGGAAAACGTTCCTGACTATGCGTTTGATCCCACTCCGTACAAAAACCGTGTCTATCAGGGTTTTGTTAAAGGGGCGACGCAGCAATCGCTCATCTATGGCCCGAATATTAAAGACTGGCCGGCGCTGGGGGCGCTGACGGAAAATATTCTGCTCAAGGTGGCGTCAAAAATTCTTGATGAAGTCACAACGACGGATGAGCTGATCCCGTCCGGGGAGACCTCGTCTTTCCGCTCAAACCCGGTTGGTCTGGCGGAGTTCACCCTGTCACGCCGCGATCCAGACTATGTTGGCCGAAGCAAAGCAACCGCGACGCTGGAAAAACAGCGTCTGGCAGGCGAGGTGAGTGAGCTGGAGCCGGTCTTTGCCCGTATTCGCACAATTGCGGGCCAGGAAACCACCGATCCGTTAGCCACCGGGATTGGCAGCATGATTTATGCCGTTAAGCCGGGAGACGGTTCCGCGCGTGAACAGGCGGCAAGCTGTCAGCGCGTGATTGGCGGTCTGGCGAATATAGCCCAGGAGTATGCGACGAAACGCTACCGTTCGAATGTGATCAACTGGGGAATGTTGCCGTTGCAAATGGCGGGTGATCCTGGGTTTGACGTCGGGGATTATATTTACATTCCTGGCGTCCGTACGGCG
- a CDS encoding LysR family transcriptional regulator, with amino-acid sequence MKHELSSMKAFVTLAEAGSFNKAAKLLNITQPALTRRIKKMEDDLHTLLFERTTRKVELTKAGRMLLPEARELIRKLDEALFNVREMNAYHHGTITLSCIPTAVFYFLPLAIGKFNELYPNIKIRILEKGTNNCMESVLGNEADFGINMNSITNSAIDFTPLVNEPFVLACRRNHPLASKQLVEWQELVGYKLIGVRSSSGNRLLIEHNLADKPWKLDWFYEVRHLSTSLGLVEAGLGISALPGLAMPQTVHPTLIGIPLIEPVIRRTLGIIRRKDAILSPPAERFFSLLLNVWADDKDTLWTPFAEPQRQQ; translated from the coding sequence ATGAAACACGAATTATCAAGTATGAAGGCATTTGTCACACTGGCAGAAGCAGGATCATTTAACAAAGCCGCTAAATTACTTAACATTACGCAACCTGCATTAACTCGCAGAATAAAAAAGATGGAAGATGATTTACATACCCTGCTTTTTGAGAGAACAACACGTAAAGTAGAATTAACAAAAGCGGGGAGGATGCTGTTACCGGAAGCCAGAGAATTAATAAGAAAACTGGATGAAGCTCTTTTTAATGTTCGCGAAATGAATGCTTATCACCACGGCACGATCACATTGTCCTGTATTCCGACCGCTGTTTTCTATTTTCTACCCCTTGCTATCGGAAAATTTAATGAGTTGTACCCCAATATCAAAATACGAATTCTTGAAAAAGGTACGAACAACTGCATGGAATCGGTGTTGGGTAACGAAGCTGATTTCGGCATAAATATGAACAGCATCACAAATTCTGCTATTGACTTCACCCCGCTGGTGAATGAACCGTTTGTTCTGGCCTGTCGACGAAACCATCCCTTAGCCAGTAAGCAACTGGTCGAATGGCAGGAGTTGGTGGGCTACAAATTGATTGGCGTGCGGTCATCCAGCGGTAACAGGCTGCTTATTGAGCACAATCTGGCGGATAAACCCTGGAAGCTGGACTGGTTTTACGAGGTTCGTCATTTATCAACCTCGCTTGGCCTGGTTGAGGCCGGGCTGGGTATTTCTGCACTGCCGGGGCTGGCAATGCCTCAGACAGTGCATCCCACGCTTATCGGAATCCCGTTGATCGAACCCGTTATCAGACGCACGTTAGGGATTATCCGGCGCAAAGACGCCATTCTCTCTCCTCCGGCAGAGCGTTTTTTCTCTCTGCTTTTGAATGTCTGGGCCGATGATAAAGACACGCTGTGGACGCCCTTTGCTGAACCACAGCGGCAACAATAA
- the pgl gene encoding 6-phosphogluconolactonase — protein MKQTVYTASPESQQIHVWSLNHDGSLKLVQVVDVPGQVQPMVVSPDKRYLYVGVRPEFRVLAYRIAPDDGALTFAAESALPGSPTHISTDHQGRFVFVGSYNAGNVSVTRLDDGLPAGVVDVVEGLEGCHSANISPDNRTLWVPALKQDRICLFTLSDDGKLVAQEPAEVTTVEGAGPRHMAFHPNQQYAYCVNELNSSVDVWELKDPHGNIECVQTLDMMPADFSDTRWAADIHITPDGRHLYACDRTASLITVFSVSEDGSVLTKEGFQPTETQPRGFNVDHSGKYLIAAGQKSHHIAVYAIAGEQGLLTEKGRYAVGQGPMWVVVNAY, from the coding sequence ATGAAGCAAACCGTTTATACCGCCAGCCCTGAGAGCCAGCAAATTCACGTCTGGAGCCTGAATCATGACGGCTCGCTGAAGCTGGTGCAGGTGGTTGATGTGCCGGGGCAGGTTCAGCCGATGGTGGTCAGCCCTGATAAGCGCTATCTCTATGTTGGCGTCCGTCCTGAGTTCCGCGTGCTGGCTTACCGTATTGCGCCGGATGACGGCGCGCTGACCTTCGCGGCGGAGTCCGCTCTGCCGGGTAGCCCAACCCATATCTCTACCGATCATCAGGGCCGTTTTGTTTTTGTTGGCTCGTACAATGCCGGTAACGTCAGCGTGACCCGTCTGGATGATGGCCTGCCGGCTGGCGTGGTGGATGTCGTTGAAGGGCTGGAAGGGTGCCACTCAGCGAATATCTCGCCGGATAACCGGACGCTGTGGGTGCCTGCGCTGAAGCAGGATCGCATTTGCCTGTTTACGCTCAGTGACGACGGCAAACTGGTCGCCCAGGAACCGGCGGAAGTCACCACCGTTGAGGGGGCCGGGCCGCGCCATATGGCGTTCCACCCGAACCAGCAATATGCCTACTGCGTGAATGAACTGAACAGCTCTGTTGATGTCTGGGAGCTGAAAGATCCGCACGGCAATATTGAATGCGTGCAGACGCTGGATATGATGCCTGCCGATTTTTCTGACACGCGTTGGGCGGCGGATATCCATATTACGCCGGATGGCCGTCATCTGTATGCCTGTGACCGTACCGCCAGCCTGATTACCGTTTTTAGCGTTTCTGAAGACGGCAGCGTACTGACGAAAGAGGGCTTCCAGCCGACCGAAACGCAGCCGCGCGGCTTTAACGTCGATCATAGCGGTAAGTACCTGATTGCCGCCGGGCAGAAGTCACATCATATTGCGGTGTATGCCATTGCCGGTGAGCAGGGGCTGCTGACGGAGAAAGGCCGTTATGCGGTAGGCCAGGGGCCAATGTGGGTCGTGGTTAACGCGTATTAA